A DNA window from Shewanella baltica contains the following coding sequences:
- the ltrA gene encoding group II intron reverse transcriptase/maturase, with protein sequence MSNLSIPTTSPDDYYRQRIDMQPAFNSDLFQQLLEPENLHRAWRQVKANKGAAGIDGMTIEAFPLWMQQGGWQRCKSLLERGEYNPSAVRRVEIDKPDGGKRKLGIPNVIDRVIQQAIAQILTPLFDPFFSANSFGFRPNRNAKQAVLQVRDIIKQKRKFAVDVDLSKFFDRVNHDLLMTQLRIKVQDKRLLALIGKYLRAGVMVNDQFEASFEGVPQGGPLSPLLSNIMLDSLDKELESRGHKFARYADDFIILVKSIRAGERVLKSITRYLATKLKLVVNEQKSQVVEVGQSKFLGFTFNRGKIQWHAKTLHIFKQKMKRLTNRNWGVSMGYQLFKVRQYMQGWINYFGIANAYQGCVDLDHWIRRRVRMCYWRQWRKPRTKVQNLLKRGVRIQAAVACGITSKGPWRSSKTPGIQQALSNEYLKKAGLYSLRDGWIAVHYPNQKTG encoded by the coding sequence TTGTCAAACTTGTCGATACCCACTACGTCGCCAGACGATTACTATCGGCAGCGTATTGATATGCAACCGGCCTTCAACAGCGATTTATTCCAACAACTACTCGAACCTGAAAATCTACACCGAGCTTGGCGTCAAGTTAAAGCCAATAAAGGCGCGGCTGGCATCGATGGCATGACTATCGAAGCCTTCCCGCTTTGGATGCAACAAGGCGGTTGGCAACGGTGTAAATCTCTACTGGAACGAGGTGAATATAACCCTTCAGCAGTCAGACGCGTAGAGATCGACAAACCCGATGGCGGTAAACGCAAACTGGGTATCCCTAACGTCATTGATCGTGTGATACAGCAAGCTATTGCTCAAATTCTCACGCCGTTGTTTGACCCTTTCTTCTCGGCTAATAGCTTCGGCTTTAGACCGAATAGGAATGCCAAACAAGCGGTCTTGCAAGTCAGAGATATCATCAAACAGAAGCGCAAATTTGCCGTCGATGTTGATCTGTCCAAGTTCTTTGATCGAGTAAATCACGACCTGTTGATGACTCAATTGAGGATCAAGGTACAGGATAAGCGTCTGCTGGCGCTTATTGGTAAATACCTGCGAGCTGGTGTGATGGTCAACGACCAATTTGAAGCAAGCTTCGAAGGCGTGCCTCAAGGCGGCCCACTCTCGCCATTACTCTCTAACATTATGTTGGACAGTCTTGATAAAGAGCTGGAAAGCCGAGGGCACAAATTCGCCCGCTACGCGGACGACTTTATCATTTTGGTAAAGTCTATTCGAGCGGGAGAGCGGGTACTCAAGAGTATTACTCGCTACCTTGCCACTAAGCTAAAATTGGTTGTTAATGAACAGAAAAGCCAAGTGGTAGAGGTAGGTCAAAGCAAGTTCCTCGGTTTTACCTTTAACCGCGGGAAGATCCAGTGGCATGCTAAAACATTACACATTTTTAAACAAAAGATGAAACGCCTGACGAACCGAAATTGGGGCGTTAGCATGGGATATCAATTGTTTAAAGTACGGCAATACATGCAAGGCTGGATCAACTACTTTGGCATAGCCAACGCTTATCAAGGGTGTGTCGATTTAGACCATTGGATCCGTCGTCGAGTGCGTATGTGCTACTGGCGTCAGTGGCGAAAACCGCGGACTAAGGTACAAAACTTACTTAAACGTGGCGTCAGGATCCAAGCTGCCGTTGCTTGTGGGATCACAAGTAAAGGCCCATGGCGGAGCTCGAAAACACCAGGAATACAGCAAGCGCTGAGTAATGAGTATCTTAAGAAAGCAGGATTGTATTCACTGAGAGATGGATGGATCGCGGTTCACTATCCGAACCAGAAAACAGGTTAG
- a CDS encoding IS3 family transposase (programmed frameshift), which translates to MRSTTRKTFSAEFKLEADQLVLDKNHSIIEAAKAMNVGKSTIDKWVRQLKLERQGGTPKASPITPEQIEIRELKKQIARLEEHNLIPKKGYRSLDVRLDEQFTLISALKQSHSILTICNAFKVHRSSYKYWLKRKEHIDTDFTILCSEVKAAHRISHGSACARTIAQLVTNKGIGLSRYRARNLMKKLGLLSCQQPKHSYRKAIQEHVAIPNTLNRQFAVTQPDQVWCGDVTYVWVGNRWAYLAVVLDLFSRKPVGWALSLSPDSELTCKALKMAFELRGKPENVIYHSDQGSHYTSLKFRQLIWRFQIEQSMSRRRNCWDNAPMERFFRSLKSEWIPASGYGNFTEADKEITNYITGYYSETRPHQYNGGLTPNESERLYWNDSKTVANFT; encoded by the exons ATGAGATCGACAACCAGAAAAACATTTAGTGCTGAATTCAAACTTGAAGCAGACCAATTAGTCCTCGATAAAAACCATAGCATCATCGAAGCTGCAAAGGCGATGAACGTAGGTAAGTCCACTATAGATAAATGGGTGAGACAGTTAAAACTAGAACGCCAGGGTGGCACACCAAAAGCATCTCCGATTACCCCTGAACAAATTGAAATCCGTGAGCTGAAGAAGCAAATAGCTCGTCTTGAGGAGCACAATCTTATCC CTAAAAAAGGCTACCGCTCTCTTGATGTCAGACTCGATGAACAATTTACGCTAATCAGCGCACTCAAGCAGAGCCACTCTATTCTCACAATTTGTAATGCATTCAAAGTACATCGAAGTAGCTATAAGTATTGGCTAAAAAGAAAAGAACATATTGATACAGACTTTACTATTTTATGCAGTGAAGTGAAGGCCGCACATCGTATTAGTCATGGCTCTGCCTGTGCTCGAACGATAGCGCAATTAGTGACTAACAAAGGGATTGGTCTCAGTCGTTATCGAGCTCGTAATCTAATGAAAAAGCTTGGGTTATTAAGCTGTCAGCAGCCTAAGCATTCTTATCGAAAAGCGATACAAGAGCATGTTGCAATCCCCAATACGCTTAATCGACAGTTTGCAGTAACTCAACCAGATCAAGTGTGGTGTGGCGACGTGACGTATGTTTGGGTCGGTAATCGCTGGGCCTATCTAGCCGTTGTTTTAGACTTATTTTCCCGCAAACCTGTTGGATGGGCTTTGTCATTATCACCAGATAGTGAGCTGACCTGTAAAGCTTTGAAAATGGCATTTGAGTTAAGGGGTAAGCCTGAGAATGTGATATATCACAGCGATCAAGGTTCGCATTACACAAGCTTGAAATTCAGACAATTAATATGGCGTTTTCAGATTGAGCAAAGTATGAGTCGCCGCAGGAATTGTTGGGATAACGCACCAATGGAGCGTTTCTTTAGAAGTTTGAAATCTGAGTGGATACCCGCAAGTGGTTATGGGAATTTTACAGAAGCAGATAAAGAGATCACAAATTACATCACTGGATATTACAGTGAGACCAGACCCCATCAATATAATGGTGGGTTAACGCCAAATGAGTCAGAACGTTTATATTGGAATGACTCTAAAACCGTGGCCAATTTTACTTGA
- a CDS encoding sulfite exporter TauE/SafE family protein, with translation MPSSWFFFDAIPADIFALLTLSAAFTSFFTACFGIGGGVMLLGMMAQVLPPQLIIPLHGVVQLGSNGGRAALGWRHIEWRLIAAFFPGAVIGALLGSVVLVALPPSIMYLTIAAFILYSCWGPKLPKMVFGTLGTLTAGAITTFISLFAGATGPLVAAFIKQLEVDRFRTVATFAMAMSLQHGVKIAVFEGMGVSLADWLPLLMCMILSGTIGTWIGFKMLKRVADKHFQTAFSIVLTLLAIRLIWQAISQW, from the coding sequence ATGCCCTCTTCATGGTTTTTCTTTGATGCGATCCCCGCCGATATATTTGCCCTACTCACCCTAAGCGCCGCATTTACCTCTTTTTTTACTGCCTGCTTTGGCATTGGTGGTGGTGTCATGCTTTTAGGCATGATGGCGCAAGTGTTACCGCCGCAATTGATTATTCCATTGCATGGCGTGGTGCAATTGGGCTCGAACGGTGGCCGTGCTGCTCTGGGCTGGCGCCATATCGAATGGCGACTTATAGCGGCATTTTTCCCCGGTGCGGTAATAGGGGCATTATTGGGGAGTGTTGTGTTGGTGGCACTGCCGCCATCAATCATGTATCTCACCATTGCTGCATTTATTCTTTATTCCTGCTGGGGTCCCAAACTGCCGAAAATGGTGTTTGGTACTTTAGGGACACTTACGGCCGGCGCCATAACCACGTTCATCTCATTATTTGCAGGCGCTACTGGGCCATTAGTTGCGGCGTTTATTAAACAATTGGAAGTTGACCGTTTTCGCACCGTCGCCACTTTTGCCATGGCGATGTCACTGCAACACGGGGTTAAAATTGCGGTGTTTGAAGGCATGGGGGTATCGCTAGCGGATTGGTTGCCGCTGTTGATGTGCATGATTTTAAGCGGCACCATAGGCACGTGGATTGGGTTTAAAATGCTAAAACGTGTCGCCGATAAACATTTTCAAACCGCTTTTAGCATTGTACTGACGCTGTTGGCCATTCGATTAATTTGGCAGGCGATTAGCCAGTGGTAG
- a CDS encoding RICIN domain-containing protein, with product MADKQPLRVPSGEFWPLKARVEGVKYRIVNHDTDQCLITNAKGDVSVSRCDDKASTWVIDPTNDGLYRFANVAEGTFLTQENCQDSEALGGFPLPTLVSGCQS from the coding sequence ATGGCAGACAAGCAACCCTTACGCGTTCCTAGTGGCGAGTTTTGGCCATTGAAAGCCCGAGTTGAAGGGGTGAAATACCGAATTGTTAACCATGATACTGACCAGTGCCTCATTACCAATGCCAAAGGCGATGTCAGCGTTAGCCGTTGTGACGATAAAGCCAGTACTTGGGTGATTGATCCCACCAATGACGGACTTTATCGATTTGCTAACGTGGCCGAAGGCACCTTTCTCACCCAAGAAAATTGCCAAGACAGTGAAGCCTTGGGTGGCTTCCCGTTGCCAACGTTGGTCAGTGGATGCCAGTCATGA
- a CDS encoding tyrosine-type recombinase/integrase, producing the protein MSSLLQQFHDEISLRGYSARTRSAYLRAITHYANQPLDSITDEQLTAYFRYLNLERHHSRATLKLQLNGIHFFYEHVLGRDFTVQLSLPKRPHKLPQLLSCQDIAALLYHCQNLKQRAMLALCYGCGLRVSELTHIKVADIDGQRQLLKVCQGKGACDRWVILSPTLLTLLRQYWQAYHPVEWLFASTYHDVVYPLHESTFRKALAKAARLASITKPCSPHSLRHAYATHQLQAGMPLHQLQAQLGHHSIKSTERYLHWSPELGHQGRDLLASLGGMPWQPPTI; encoded by the coding sequence ATGTCATCACTTCTGCAACAATTCCATGATGAGATCAGTTTACGTGGTTACTCGGCCCGTACACGCAGTGCTTATCTGCGTGCCATCACCCACTATGCAAACCAACCGCTCGATAGCATTACGGATGAGCAGCTTACGGCTTATTTCCGTTACTTAAATCTTGAGCGACATCATTCCAGAGCCACCTTAAAGCTACAGCTTAATGGCATTCATTTTTTCTATGAACATGTCCTAGGGCGCGATTTTACGGTTCAGTTGAGTTTACCTAAACGTCCACACAAGCTGCCGCAATTGCTTAGTTGCCAAGATATCGCGGCACTGCTGTACCACTGTCAAAACCTGAAACAACGCGCCATGTTGGCGCTGTGTTATGGTTGTGGTTTGCGTGTCAGTGAGTTAACCCATATTAAGGTTGCTGATATCGATGGGCAGCGGCAGTTGCTCAAAGTGTGTCAAGGCAAGGGTGCCTGCGACCGCTGGGTGATACTCTCACCGACTTTACTCACCCTGTTGCGTCAGTATTGGCAAGCGTATCATCCCGTCGAATGGTTGTTTGCCTCGACCTATCATGATGTGGTTTATCCGCTGCATGAGTCGACCTTTCGTAAAGCGTTAGCGAAGGCGGCCCGCTTAGCGAGTATCACTAAGCCATGCAGTCCACACAGCCTAAGGCATGCTTATGCGACCCATCAATTACAAGCGGGTATGCCACTTCATCAATTACAGGCCCAACTTGGTCATCACAGTATAAAGTCTACCGAGCGCTACTTGCATTGGTCGCCGGAATTGGGTCATCAAGGGCGTGACTTGCTAGCAAGTCTTGGGGGGATGCCATGGCAACCACCTACCATTTAA
- a CDS encoding IS3 family transposase (programmed frameshift), with the protein MTSTIKRTQRDYSLAFKLAVVDQVEKGELTYKQAQDKYGIQGCSTVLVWLRKHGKLDWSQGTPSTSMRGHLMTEPTTLTPEQKIKALEAELEDTRMKAAFFEAIVEKLRTDYGISVGKKATSETLQEKTAIGYRVTQCCRYLGISRQAYYQQCQRQKVSEQREQHVLQTVQYERLFQPRIGTRKLQYLLNKSHQIVIGRDRLFSSLRAHRLLVAPKRAYHKTTHSHHRFRCHPNLLKPSEQQVDITRSEQVWVADITYLPLQNNEAYLSLVTDAWSRKIVGYHVDDNLKTDGVLTAYKQALRQRQDKDKPLIHHSDRGIQYCSNAYQAVHTHHGVTCSMTDGYDCYQNALAERVNGILKQEFLTHKPATLQEARQMVAEAVAIYNQRRPHLALKYKTPDEVHQAF; encoded by the exons ATGACTTCAACAATTAAACGAACTCAACGTGATTATTCCCTCGCTTTTAAATTGGCCGTTGTCGACCAAGTGGAAAAAGGCGAGCTGACTTATAAGCAGGCCCAAGACAAGTACGGTATTCAAGGTTGTTCCACCGTGTTAGTTTGGCTTCGCAAACATGGAAAACTGGATTGGTCCCAAGGAACACCATCTACATCAATGCGAGGACATTTAATGACTGAGCCCACCACACTCACTCCCGAGCAAAAGATAAAAGCACTCGAAGCCGAACTTGAAGATACCCGCATGAAAGCCGCGTTCTTCGAAGCCATTGTCGAAAAACTTAGAACTGACTACGGGATTTCTGTCG GTAAAAAAGCCACGAGCGAAACGCTCCAGGAAAAAACGGCCATAGGTTATCGCGTCACCCAATGCTGTCGCTACCTCGGGATTAGCCGTCAGGCGTATTATCAGCAATGTCAGCGGCAAAAAGTATCAGAGCAGAGGGAGCAACACGTGTTGCAAACGGTGCAATATGAACGGTTATTTCAACCACGAATAGGTACACGCAAGTTGCAGTATTTACTGAATAAATCACATCAAATAGTGATTGGGCGAGACCGGTTATTTAGCAGCCTCAGAGCGCATCGTTTGTTGGTCGCACCTAAACGGGCGTACCACAAAACGACTCACAGTCATCATCGATTTAGGTGTCATCCCAACTTGCTTAAGCCCAGTGAGCAACAAGTGGACATCACTCGCTCAGAGCAAGTCTGGGTGGCTGATATTACCTATCTGCCACTGCAAAATAATGAAGCCTACTTAAGCCTGGTGACCGATGCCTGGTCACGAAAAATCGTGGGCTATCATGTTGATGATAATCTCAAAACAGATGGTGTGCTAACAGCGTACAAACAGGCACTGAGGCAGCGGCAAGACAAAGATAAACCGCTGATACACCACTCAGATCGAGGAATACAATACTGCTCAAACGCTTATCAAGCGGTTCACACACATCATGGTGTGACATGCTCAATGACAGACGGATATGACTGCTATCAAAATGCATTAGCAGAACGCGTAAATGGCATATTGAAGCAGGAGTTTTTAACACATAAGCCAGCAACGCTGCAGGAGGCGCGACAGATGGTGGCAGAAGCGGTCGCCATATATAATCAACGACGGCCACATTTGGCCTTAAAATATAAAACGCCCGATGAGGTTCATCAGGCGTTTTAG
- a CDS encoding TnsA endonuclease N-terminal domain-containing protein — protein sequence MSNKYKANKSRGRHVYQYFSQKNQAPLKVESFLELCVAAQMECEPNIVAYAAQPESLHLHDSITLKTIRYTPDFLIKYANGTAAFIEVHHSSHITKDFQSRLALFNEYSLKTANVPIVLVDERQLTPMIYTNLQLIANRRSARLSCTLNHADLPELLTFEALVDWLNPRSQTSVGDAYHLVGAGFYQFDKSQLLLASTTLNKVMLS from the coding sequence GTGAGTAACAAGTATAAAGCGAATAAATCACGCGGCAGGCATGTATATCAATATTTTTCGCAGAAGAATCAAGCCCCGCTGAAGGTCGAATCATTCCTTGAATTGTGTGTTGCGGCGCAGATGGAGTGTGAACCGAATATCGTTGCCTATGCTGCGCAGCCTGAAAGCCTGCATCTCCATGACAGTATTACCCTTAAGACCATTCGATATACACCTGATTTTCTTATTAAATATGCTAACGGCACTGCAGCATTTATTGAAGTCCATCATTCAAGTCATATCACGAAAGACTTCCAGTCGCGATTAGCGCTATTCAATGAATACTCACTTAAGACGGCTAATGTCCCTATCGTCCTCGTTGATGAGCGTCAGTTAACGCCCATGATTTATACCAACCTCCAGTTAATCGCTAATCGGCGTTCTGCACGGTTATCATGTACGCTCAACCATGCAGACCTACCTGAATTGTTGACATTTGAGGCGTTAGTCGATTGGCTCAATCCTAGAAGCCAAACGTCCGTGGGTGATGCATATCATTTAGTCGGAGCCGGTTTTTACCAATTCGACAAATCACAGTTGCTACTGGCAAGCACAACCCTGAATAAGGTGATGCTATCGTGA
- a CDS encoding MATE family efflux transporter has protein sequence MKHATANTFKPASINVEPSDIVPLAATETPSHGKYHSGTQSIESLGTLAIPTLYLRFALPMAFAMMLSGSYNLVDSYFILKYIGADALAGVTIAFPLQMMIFALACMIGNGTATLVSRFLGANEFDKASQIANTGFALALCCGVIVTVVSLAQLDNLLAFIGVSSTLALAATEYLQPILCFSLFIFLLSLSGDLLRAQGKVVVMLLVILLSAVMNILFDTLFIAVLEMGVSGAAWATVAGQCVSLFIAVVYFVPNNRFANKQALHRQAAQPICFRIEQIKLNLTEIKAILGLGSPILLSYLGIACVISLVNHILVSHLANVVPNTPAANEVAYMISAYGLIGRFNIFIALPLMALTSAAQTISAYNYGAMASSRVLACAKWGIVLTCCYLSVVTIIFMGFPTSVFGVFTDDLALIAACVKISSVTFIALPLAGITGIAIAVYQGTNRPKLALLLSGIKIYGLLLPLLVLLPQLSFTDISFITGALNINIMPNALIELWMAFPIADILACLLSLLIISIWPFIHVPRANRVSHGGNAK, from the coding sequence GTGAAACATGCAACAGCCAACACTTTCAAGCCCGCCAGTATCAATGTTGAACCTTCTGACATTGTGCCCTTGGCAGCCACCGAAACACCCTCCCACGGGAAATATCACTCAGGCACTCAGTCAATAGAGTCCTTAGGTACGTTAGCTATCCCTACTTTGTATTTACGTTTTGCGTTACCCATGGCATTCGCCATGATGCTCAGCGGCAGTTACAACTTAGTCGACTCTTATTTTATTTTGAAATACATTGGCGCCGATGCATTGGCTGGGGTAACGATTGCCTTCCCGTTACAAATGATGATTTTCGCTTTAGCCTGCATGATAGGAAATGGGACTGCGACCTTAGTGAGCCGATTTTTAGGGGCAAACGAGTTTGATAAGGCGAGTCAAATCGCGAATACCGGTTTCGCGTTAGCCCTATGTTGCGGCGTGATCGTCACTGTCGTGTCACTCGCCCAGCTCGATAATCTATTAGCGTTTATTGGGGTAAGCTCAACACTTGCCTTAGCTGCTACAGAGTATCTACAACCCATTCTCTGTTTTAGTCTGTTCATCTTTTTGTTATCCCTTAGCGGCGATTTACTCAGAGCACAAGGCAAAGTCGTAGTGATGCTGCTGGTTATCTTGTTGTCGGCGGTCATGAACATTCTGTTCGATACACTCTTTATTGCCGTTTTGGAGATGGGCGTAAGTGGTGCGGCGTGGGCAACGGTAGCGGGCCAATGTGTGAGTCTATTTATCGCCGTCGTCTATTTTGTTCCAAATAACCGCTTTGCCAATAAGCAGGCGCTTCATCGGCAAGCTGCCCAGCCTATTTGTTTTAGAATAGAGCAGATAAAGCTCAACCTCACTGAGATAAAAGCGATTCTTGGCTTGGGTAGCCCAATACTATTGTCATATCTTGGGATTGCCTGCGTGATCTCATTGGTAAATCATATTTTAGTCAGTCATTTAGCCAATGTAGTGCCCAATACGCCAGCGGCGAATGAGGTCGCGTACATGATCAGCGCTTATGGTTTGATCGGCCGCTTTAATATCTTTATCGCCCTGCCGCTCATGGCTCTCACCAGTGCAGCACAAACGATCAGTGCCTATAACTATGGGGCGATGGCATCTTCTCGGGTGTTAGCGTGTGCTAAATGGGGAATCGTCTTGACCTGCTGTTATCTGAGTGTAGTGACAATCATATTTATGGGGTTTCCTACCTCAGTATTTGGTGTTTTCACCGATGACCTCGCACTCATTGCCGCCTGTGTTAAGATTTCGAGTGTGACGTTTATCGCCTTACCTTTGGCGGGGATCACAGGTATTGCGATTGCTGTGTATCAAGGCACAAACCGCCCTAAGCTTGCATTGCTATTATCTGGGATAAAAATCTATGGTTTGTTACTGCCCCTGCTGGTCCTGTTACCTCAACTATCCTTTACAGATATTTCATTTATCACAGGTGCATTAAACATTAATATCATGCCAAACGCTTTGATTGAGTTATGGATGGCCTTTCCAATCGCGGACATTTTAGCTTGTCTCTTGAGTTTATTGATCATCAGTATTTGGCCTTTCATTCACGTGCCGCGAGCAAATCGAGTCAGTCATGGAGGTAATGCAAAATGA
- a CDS encoding IS110 family transposase: MDIKVIGIDLAKNVFQVCVCLMDNSVMTNKKVNRNKLLDKIRQFPEGSLIAMEACGTAHYWGRQFQALGYQVQLIPAQHVKPFVANQKNDANDALAICEAVFRPNIHMVPVKTVEQQDIKALRCVRSRLVQNRTAMVNQIRSLASESGVIFSVGRLQLQASLSRILANNEHELSHTLHYLLKLLYEDLCVLNERINQIERDIKALCQIQPRYNALLSIPGFGPLVTASFMSELGSGHQFKNGRQLSAWCGLVPSQSSSGGKVRLGSITKNGSSELRVLLIHGARAVGRFASKRDDRLGRWFNALALRQGRHKAVVALANKIARIGWRILTSNDNFDVNKAFA, translated from the coding sequence ATGGATATTAAAGTTATTGGTATCGATTTAGCCAAAAATGTTTTTCAAGTTTGTGTTTGTCTTATGGATAACTCAGTCATGACTAACAAAAAGGTTAACAGAAACAAGCTGCTCGATAAAATTAGACAATTCCCCGAAGGTAGTCTTATTGCTATGGAGGCCTGTGGTACGGCGCATTACTGGGGAAGACAATTTCAAGCTCTTGGTTATCAAGTGCAATTGATCCCTGCTCAACATGTTAAGCCATTTGTTGCAAACCAAAAGAATGATGCCAACGATGCCCTCGCTATATGCGAAGCGGTTTTCAGACCTAATATCCACATGGTTCCAGTTAAAACTGTTGAGCAACAAGACATTAAAGCATTACGTTGTGTACGTAGTCGTCTCGTTCAAAATCGAACCGCCATGGTCAATCAAATTCGAAGCCTAGCGAGCGAGTCTGGTGTGATCTTCTCTGTCGGCAGGTTGCAATTACAAGCGTCACTTAGCCGTATTTTAGCAAATAATGAGCATGAACTGTCTCATACGCTTCATTACCTGTTAAAACTTTTATATGAAGATTTATGTGTTTTAAATGAGAGAATTAATCAAATCGAGCGCGACATTAAAGCGCTATGTCAAATCCAACCTCGCTACAATGCATTGCTGTCGATCCCTGGCTTTGGACCATTAGTCACAGCAAGCTTTATGAGTGAATTAGGTTCGGGTCATCAATTTAAAAATGGCCGGCAATTATCTGCATGGTGTGGCTTAGTGCCATCGCAATCGAGTTCTGGTGGAAAAGTTCGACTAGGATCGATCACGAAAAATGGCAGCTCAGAACTACGTGTTTTACTCATCCATGGCGCCAGAGCCGTTGGCCGATTTGCGAGCAAACGTGATGATAGACTTGGGCGATGGTTTAATGCACTTGCGTTAAGGCAAGGTCGACACAAAGCCGTTGTCGCATTGGCCAATAAAATAGCGCGTATAGGATGGCGGATCCTCACGAGTAACGATAATTTCGACGTTAATAAAGCGTTTGCGTAA
- a CDS encoding group II intron maturase-specific domain-containing protein, which translates to MQGWINYFGIANAYQGCVDLDHWIRRRVRMCYWRQ; encoded by the coding sequence ATGCAAGGCTGGATCAACTACTTTGGCATAGCCAACGCTTACCAAGGGTGTGTCGATTTAGACCACTGGATCCGTCGTCGAGTACGTATGTGCTACTGGCGTCAATAG
- a CDS encoding transposase family protein yields the protein MMFAQARDHQFHNSNGDIMTVLFADDVSILLEVDDDEKTREFLALDVFSTKLHEKTLFPKPVEKTRLILSPVQQATRDSRIVYIHTLRDLLQNDETLKPTTSTTYQKMIEVVEENYPALRGAEHPKKTTINRYWKTWISSRFNDDSLICKSRSHTPRIGEESNALIDTYLSTTYQDSRHKVATGHYACYKQDALKARETNPNIIVASKRTFSRRIEARQSICDKLDDPKTPHAERQQLSLNLIKRIKLHYPLQRVELDCLHTNIRVIDDVTGELTEPVVIYYALDCYTRAPLSMVFDYGKGEATEVVLQLIQNTYLRDDNLPFCGKTDTFIMDNGPAFNNKLIKSLCEQLGSNIVYTPSNTPSAKPFVESHFRVFRQKFESMVVTDSAGNRTVGLNTLSRPEIS from the coding sequence GTGATGTTTGCTCAAGCGCGTGACCATCAATTCCACAATAGCAACGGCGACATCATGACAGTCTTGTTTGCAGATGACGTGTCGATTTTGCTCGAAGTGGATGATGATGAAAAAACGCGAGAGTTCTTAGCGCTAGATGTATTTAGCACAAAACTGCATGAAAAAACCCTTTTTCCCAAACCGGTCGAAAAAACGCGTCTCATTTTGTCCCCAGTACAGCAAGCGACTCGGGATTCGCGGATTGTTTATATTCATACGCTGCGCGACCTGCTGCAGAACGACGAAACCCTAAAGCCGACGACGTCCACTACCTATCAGAAAATGATTGAAGTTGTTGAGGAGAATTACCCTGCACTCAGAGGGGCTGAACATCCCAAGAAAACAACGATTAACCGTTACTGGAAGACTTGGATAAGCTCACGTTTCAATGATGACAGTTTAATCTGTAAATCACGTTCACATACCCCCCGTATCGGTGAGGAGTCTAACGCGTTAATCGACACGTATTTAAGCACGACTTACCAAGATAGTCGCCATAAAGTGGCTACGGGTCATTATGCTTGTTACAAACAAGATGCGCTGAAAGCACGTGAAACAAATCCCAATATTATCGTTGCAAGCAAACGAACGTTTTCGCGCAGAATTGAAGCGAGACAGTCGATTTGTGACAAATTAGATGATCCAAAAACTCCCCACGCTGAACGTCAGCAGCTCTCACTTAACCTGATTAAACGGATAAAACTGCATTACCCATTGCAGCGTGTTGAACTCGATTGTTTGCACACAAATATCCGTGTTATTGACGATGTCACGGGGGAGTTAACTGAGCCTGTGGTCATCTATTATGCACTTGATTGTTATACGCGTGCACCGCTAAGTATGGTTTTTGATTATGGCAAAGGAGAAGCGACGGAGGTTGTTTTACAGTTGATCCAAAATACCTATTTGCGTGACGACAATCTCCCCTTTTGCGGTAAGACAGATACGTTCATCATGGATAATGGCCCTGCATTTAACAACAAGTTAATTAAGAGTCTATGTGAACAGCTGGGGAGCAATATCGTTTATACCCCTTCGAATACACCGTCAGCGAAACCCTTTGTAGAATCGCACTTTAGAGTGTTTAGGCAAAAATTTGAATCGATGGTGGTGACGGATTCAGCCGGCAACCGCACTGTTGGTTTAAATACCTTGTCTCGTCCTGAAATAAGTTGA